One part of the Thalassospira sp. ER-Se-21-Dark genome encodes these proteins:
- a CDS encoding substrate-binding domain-containing protein, translated as MTKFTSGPKLNRRTLLKGSLAAGSALAMPAIISRKALASSGEINILMWSDYLPETFLKSFTDATGIKVNYTGIGSNEEIINKMKASKGRGFDIVSPTNNRALQWKALELLQPFDMSKVAIEAVNPAMAKIGSTDWAFEVGSTYWLPHIWGTEGMAWRTDMFQPDGMFPSYGDVWSEANAGKTMGRAHSMMLGAGLYMETTGELAPGSVWKAYTSEEEMRPVWEKITEWCIARKGNIKLIWNDADTQKNGLLNEGVIVGQTWDGPPLALKTAGEPVMYRAPKEGALAWVDGLALPTGAENIEQAYEFIKYAYMPELAGEAIDHHGYNSPVLGADKFAGEAYAKNFADAYPGEALANLNPWPSEPQWYADMRTEYVNRFESA; from the coding sequence ATGACCAAGTTCACTTCCGGCCCGAAACTTAACCGGCGCACACTTCTTAAAGGTTCGCTTGCCGCCGGTTCGGCACTTGCAATGCCTGCAATTATCAGCAGAAAAGCACTCGCATCCTCTGGCGAAATCAACATTCTGATGTGGTCTGATTATCTGCCAGAGACGTTCCTCAAATCGTTTACCGATGCAACGGGGATCAAGGTGAATTACACCGGCATCGGCTCGAACGAGGAAATCATCAACAAGATGAAGGCTTCCAAAGGTCGTGGCTTTGATATCGTATCGCCGACCAACAACCGTGCCCTTCAGTGGAAGGCACTGGAACTGCTTCAGCCGTTTGACATGTCCAAAGTTGCCATTGAGGCGGTGAACCCGGCAATGGCCAAGATCGGCAGCACCGATTGGGCGTTTGAGGTCGGCTCCACCTATTGGTTGCCACATATCTGGGGCACCGAAGGCATGGCGTGGCGTACCGATATGTTCCAGCCAGACGGCATGTTCCCGTCCTATGGCGATGTCTGGTCCGAAGCCAATGCCGGCAAAACCATGGGCCGTGCGCATTCCATGATGCTGGGTGCCGGTCTTTACATGGAAACCACGGGCGAACTGGCCCCGGGTTCGGTCTGGAAGGCCTACACCTCCGAAGAGGAAATGCGCCCGGTCTGGGAAAAGATCACCGAATGGTGCATCGCGCGTAAAGGCAACATCAAACTGATCTGGAACGATGCCGATACCCAGAAGAACGGTCTTCTGAACGAAGGCGTCATCGTTGGTCAGACCTGGGATGGCCCGCCGCTTGCGCTTAAAACGGCTGGTGAACCTGTCATGTACCGTGCGCCGAAAGAAGGTGCGCTGGCATGGGTCGACGGCCTTGCCCTGCCGACCGGTGCCGAGAACATCGAACAGGCTTATGAGTTCATCAAATATGCCTACATGCCGGAACTGGCAGGTGAGGCAATTGACCATCACGGTTACAACTCCCCGGTTCTGGGTGCCGACAAGTTCGCAGGCGAAGCCTATGCCAAGAACTTTGCCGATGCCTATCCGGGCGAAGCATTGGCCAACCTCAACCCGTGGCCGTCCGAACCGCAGTGGTATGCCGACATGCGTACCGAATATGTGAACCGCTTCGAAAGCGCCTGA
- a CDS encoding PLP-dependent aminotransferase family protein codes for MLDIRLEDPAIAGQTLQQQLHQGLVDAILEGRLPSHEPLPSTRDLASALKVSRNTVVLVYQRLLDDGYLTAVWRRGHFVNEQYIRQQLRLSVDTRTASLFTKERDPDLWRRHLQFRPTEARNIVKPANWRDFPYPFIYGQVSPDKTTISRWRDSMRLAGSLAHSQSWVGDQVDMDDPQLLEQIITRILPHRGLRAHPEQLLITIGAQNALFLVGQLLAGRGRTVGVEDPGYVDARNIFASTGAEICPLPIDSEGLANSPVLSKCDMVYTTPSHQCPTSVTMSLDRRLQLVERARKDDFILVEDDYEHELNYLGHQRAALKSYDNSGHIIYIGSLTKLMFPGLRIGYILADSELIKELRALRRLNYRHPSAQDQRAMALFIGEGHLDSHLRRTRDRLSEKWQLMQNEISRQLPELNVTPTTGGSAVWVKLPENIDAWAVHREAAKRGVLVEPGDVHYCDPDRAPRDRLRLGFAVIERDQIAPGITQLRNAIMAVIAENRKGTAAQ; via the coding sequence ATGCTCGACATTCGACTTGAGGATCCGGCAATTGCCGGTCAAACCCTGCAGCAACAGCTGCATCAGGGCCTCGTCGATGCGATTCTTGAAGGTCGGTTGCCATCGCATGAACCCTTGCCATCGACCCGCGATCTGGCATCGGCCCTTAAGGTATCGCGCAATACGGTGGTGCTGGTTTATCAACGCCTGCTCGATGATGGATACCTGACAGCTGTCTGGCGGCGCGGGCATTTCGTTAATGAGCAATATATTCGCCAGCAACTGCGCCTGAGTGTGGATACGCGAACCGCTTCGCTGTTTACCAAGGAACGCGATCCTGATTTGTGGCGACGCCATTTGCAGTTCCGCCCGACCGAGGCGCGCAATATCGTCAAACCGGCCAACTGGCGCGATTTCCCCTATCCGTTCATTTACGGGCAAGTTTCACCCGACAAAACCACCATTTCGCGCTGGCGCGATTCCATGCGGCTGGCCGGGTCGCTTGCCCATTCGCAAAGCTGGGTTGGCGATCAGGTCGATATGGATGACCCGCAACTTCTTGAACAGATCATCACCCGCATTCTGCCCCATCGCGGTTTGCGCGCCCATCCGGAACAGTTGCTGATTACCATCGGCGCGCAGAACGCCCTTTTTCTGGTCGGGCAGCTTCTGGCAGGGCGGGGCAGGACAGTCGGCGTCGAAGATCCGGGCTATGTCGATGCGCGCAATATCTTTGCCTCCACGGGGGCTGAAATCTGCCCGCTTCCGATTGATAGCGAAGGTCTTGCCAACTCACCGGTGCTGTCGAAGTGCGATATGGTCTACACCACACCATCGCATCAGTGCCCGACAAGTGTCACCATGTCGCTGGATCGCCGTTTGCAGCTGGTTGAACGGGCGCGCAAGGATGACTTCATTCTGGTTGAGGATGATTACGAGCACGAACTCAACTATCTTGGTCATCAGCGCGCAGCGCTTAAAAGCTACGATAATTCCGGCCATATCATCTATATCGGCAGTCTGACCAAGCTGATGTTCCCCGGCTTGCGGATTGGTTACATCCTTGCCGACAGTGAACTGATCAAGGAATTGCGTGCGCTGCGTCGCCTGAATTACCGCCACCCATCCGCGCAGGATCAGCGCGCCATGGCTTTGTTCATCGGTGAAGGTCATCTGGACTCACACCTGCGCCGGACGCGTGATCGCCTGTCGGAAAAGTGGCAATTGATGCAAAACGAAATTTCGCGGCAATTGCCCGAATTGAACGTCACCCCGACGACGGGCGGGTCGGCGGTTTGGGTTAAGCTGCCCGAAAATATCGATGCATGGGCCGTCCATCGCGAAGCCGCCAAACGCGGCGTTCTGGTCGAACCGGGCGATGTGCACTATTGCGATCCCGACCGCGCACCGCGTGATCGTCTCAGACTTGGGTTTGCCGTGATTGAGCGCGATCAGATTGCGCCCGGCATCACTCAGTTGCGCAATGCCATCATGGCGGTGATCGCCGAAAACAGGAAAGGGACCGCCGCACAGTAA
- a CDS encoding aminotransferase class III-fold pyridoxal phosphate-dependent enzyme, with translation MNVSVKPNMTNHWMPFTNNRLFHEEPQMFAKAEGVKYWTPEGREILDGSSGLFCCAAGHGRPEIADAVYKQLSTLDYSPHFQRAAPVSFEFAEKLAGILPDGLDRVFFAGSGSEAVDTAMKMCLAYHRATGNAQRTRFVSRAWGYHGVNLGGTSLAGMVNNRRDFSGITCDVVHMRHTWTEEQKFTRGQPETDADLANDLEEICKTYGGDTIAGVFVEPIAGSIGTIVPPKGYLEKLRAICDKYGILLVFDEVITGFGRTGSAFASQAFAVKPDLITMAKALTNGAIPMSAVATSAEIQAAVFEAAGDADRPEFFHGYTYSAHPVACAAGIAALDIYANDKLFERANSLSSYFLDGVFGLRNLPHVSDLRGYGMMSGIQLTPGDAPGAKGSWAQRALFDEGLHVKATGDAIIFAPAFVSTEQDIDDMVAILQKVLGTPT, from the coding sequence ATGAACGTGTCCGTCAAGCCGAACATGACCAACCATTGGATGCCTTTCACCAACAACCGTCTGTTTCACGAAGAACCGCAGATGTTTGCCAAGGCAGAAGGTGTGAAATACTGGACCCCGGAAGGCCGTGAAATTCTGGATGGTTCGTCGGGTCTGTTTTGCTGTGCGGCCGGTCATGGACGCCCGGAAATCGCCGATGCGGTTTACAAGCAACTCAGCACGCTGGATTATTCACCGCATTTTCAGCGCGCCGCCCCCGTGTCGTTTGAATTTGCCGAAAAGCTGGCCGGTATCCTGCCAGACGGGCTTGATCGCGTGTTCTTTGCCGGATCGGGTTCCGAGGCGGTTGATACCGCAATGAAGATGTGTCTGGCCTATCACCGTGCGACCGGCAATGCCCAGCGCACCCGGTTCGTGTCACGCGCATGGGGTTATCATGGCGTAAACCTTGGCGGCACGTCGCTTGCCGGTATGGTCAATAACCGTCGTGATTTTTCGGGGATTACCTGTGATGTCGTGCATATGCGTCACACATGGACCGAAGAACAAAAATTCACCCGTGGTCAGCCGGAAACCGATGCCGATCTGGCCAATGATCTTGAAGAAATCTGCAAGACCTACGGCGGCGATACCATTGCCGGAGTCTTTGTCGAACCGATTGCCGGATCGATCGGCACCATCGTGCCACCCAAAGGGTATCTCGAGAAACTTCGTGCGATTTGCGACAAATACGGCATCCTGCTGGTATTTGACGAAGTGATTACCGGTTTTGGCCGAACAGGTTCTGCTTTCGCCTCCCAGGCATTCGCAGTCAAGCCGGACCTGATCACCATGGCCAAGGCACTGACCAACGGCGCTATTCCCATGAGTGCGGTTGCCACCAGTGCCGAAATTCAGGCGGCTGTCTTTGAGGCTGCCGGCGATGCGGATCGCCCGGAATTCTTCCATGGCTATACCTATTCCGCCCATCCGGTGGCCTGTGCCGCCGGGATCGCAGCCCTTGATATCTATGCCAATGACAAACTGTTTGAACGTGCCAACAGCCTGTCGTCGTATTTTCTTGATGGTGTGTTTGGTCTGCGCAACCTGCCCCATGTCAGCGATCTGCGCGGCTATGGCATGATGTCAGGCATTCAGTTGACACCGGGTGATGCGCCGGGGGCAAAAGGTAGCTGGGCACAGCGTGCGCTGTTTGACGAGGGTCTGCATGTCAAGGCCACCGGCGATGCAATCATTTTCGCCCCGGCATTCGTCAGCACCGAACAGGATATCGACGATATGGTTGCCATCCTTCAGAAGGTTCTTGGTACACCGACGTAA
- a CDS encoding ABC transporter permease — MRDLFYDLVRRNGMAVSIYLMLAVSLWVFILIILPQLTMLDYSFRFNLPPAKIGGPEDVYTLEQYRYFFQGSGASDGINTLDIGILFKTLLAAVFVTVFDLIICYPVAFVLAKSSTGAKARLLVLALIVPYWINEILRAFAFRILFGATGVINETGMGLGLWDTPIDFIRQDVALYAGLAYAYILLMIFPLYNAIESLDRNQIEAARDMGANWWQVHAKVVIPYAKPGIASGMTMVFMLTSGALAAPQILGGPSNLWFTQLVYQWFNSGGNWPRGSAYAMVLLIVCIALVLLVMRLFKVSIGEIKQ; from the coding sequence ATGCGTGATCTTTTTTACGACCTTGTCAGACGCAACGGGATGGCAGTCTCGATCTATCTGATGCTTGCGGTCAGTCTTTGGGTGTTCATTCTGATCATCCTGCCGCAACTGACCATGCTGGATTACTCGTTCCGATTTAACCTGCCACCGGCCAAAATTGGCGGCCCAGAAGACGTTTATACCCTTGAGCAATATCGATATTTCTTCCAGGGAAGCGGGGCATCGGACGGGATAAACACCCTAGATATCGGCATCCTGTTCAAAACGCTGCTTGCGGCCGTGTTTGTCACAGTTTTCGATTTGATCATCTGTTATCCGGTGGCCTTTGTACTGGCAAAGTCATCGACCGGTGCCAAGGCGCGCTTGCTGGTACTGGCGCTTATCGTGCCTTATTGGATCAACGAAATCCTGCGTGCCTTTGCATTTCGTATTCTGTTTGGCGCCACGGGTGTCATCAATGAAACCGGCATGGGGCTTGGACTTTGGGATACGCCGATTGACTTTATCCGTCAGGATGTCGCGCTTTATGCCGGTTTGGCTTATGCCTACATCCTTTTGATGATCTTTCCGCTTTATAACGCGATTGAAAGCCTTGATCGCAACCAGATCGAAGCCGCGCGTGACATGGGGGCCAACTGGTGGCAGGTCCATGCCAAGGTTGTCATTCCCTATGCCAAGCCGGGCATTGCATCGGGCATGACCATGGTCTTCATGCTGACATCCGGCGCACTTGCCGCACCGCAGATTTTAGGAGGCCCATCGAACCTGTGGTTCACGCAGCTGGTCTATCAATGGTTTAACTCTGGCGGCAACTGGCCGCGCGGATCGGCTTATGCGATGGTTCTGCTGATTGTCTGTATCGCGCTTGTGTTGCTGGTGATGCGCCTGTTCAAGGTATCGATCGGGGAGATCAAACAATGA
- a CDS encoding ABC transporter ATP-binding protein has protein sequence MTKEISLEHVWVEFGEFTAVHKANLNIAGGEFFSFLGPSGCGKTTLLRCISGFQEPTRGKVKIGGQDMRGVGPNKRPTALIFQNLALFPLRSVADNIAFPLEVRGVDKKTRRKRADELLELIALPGQGDKKVSELSGGQKQRVAIARALAVEPDILLLDEPLSALDLKLRQHMRTELRAIQKQVGLTFIYITHDQGEALTMSDRIAVMNKGKIEQIGDGKAVYDHPTTSFVASFVGENNVLDGTVLSNDGKVMKIDAGLGTPFTVENHPAGGPALAPGDACHLFVRPEALRLSKDDSAINQFETNFVTEEFEGNMRHIVMNASGTDLKLSLINDGTNAIDASAPVKLDFAPEMGIALKPGELASA, from the coding sequence ATGACCAAAGAAATTTCGCTTGAGCATGTCTGGGTAGAGTTCGGCGAATTCACCGCTGTCCATAAAGCAAATCTGAACATCGCGGGTGGCGAGTTCTTTTCATTCCTCGGCCCATCGGGCTGTGGCAAGACAACGCTTCTGCGCTGTATTTCCGGTTTTCAGGAACCGACACGCGGCAAGGTCAAAATCGGTGGTCAGGACATGCGTGGCGTTGGCCCGAATAAACGTCCCACCGCCCTTATTTTCCAAAACCTTGCGCTTTTTCCGTTGCGTTCGGTCGCTGATAACATCGCCTTCCCGCTGGAAGTACGTGGTGTCGACAAGAAAACCCGGCGCAAACGTGCCGATGAGTTGCTTGAACTGATTGCCCTGCCCGGTCAGGGTGACAAAAAAGTCAGCGAACTTTCCGGTGGTCAGAAACAACGTGTGGCGATTGCCCGCGCCCTTGCGGTTGAACCAGATATCCTGCTTCTTGATGAACCGCTTTCGGCCCTTGATCTTAAACTGCGTCAACACATGCGCACCGAACTGCGCGCAATTCAAAAACAGGTCGGCCTGACCTTTATCTACATCACCCACGATCAGGGTGAGGCACTGACCATGTCAGACCGCATTGCAGTAATGAACAAGGGCAAGATCGAACAGATCGGAGATGGCAAGGCGGTCTATGATCACCCGACGACAAGCTTTGTCGCGTCATTTGTCGGTGAAAACAATGTGCTTGATGGCACGGTTTTGTCCAATGACGGCAAGGTGATGAAAATCGATGCCGGTCTTGGCACCCCCTTTACGGTCGAAAACCATCCGGCGGGCGGCCCCGCCCTTGCGCCCGGGGATGCCTGCCATCTGTTCGTGCGCCCGGAAGCCCTTCGGCTTTCGAAAGACGATAGTGCAATTAATCAGTTCGAAACCAACTTCGTCACCGAAGAGTTCGAAGGCAATATGCGCCATATCGTGATGAATGCGAGTGGCACGGACCTGAAGCTTTCGCTGATCAATGATGGCACCAATGCGATTGATGCCAGTGCCCCGGTCAAACTCGATTTCGCACCGGAAATGGGCATTGCGCTCAAACCGGGCGAATTGGCCAGCGCGTAA